The genomic region CCGGAGCAATTTCCCGTTCTGAAGAGATCGGCTCAAGATCGACCCCCAAGCAAAGCTTTTTATTCGTCGTTAGTTGGTCCGACGATGACCATCCAAAGTTTGAATAGATTTACGGCTTGCTGTTTAGTCAGCTTATTTGCATGCAGATTGTAAGCAACTTTGCTGCCAAAAACAGTTGGCTCTTCATCGGCAGCTGCCTGTGACATGCTGTCCTCAAAAGAGATTGCCCCTGTCATGCTGGGGATAGAATTATCAACCATAAAGAAGGCATCTTCGCTTGCCATTTCGTCGCCAGCAAAAGCAGCACCTTCATCACTGGCAGGTTTATTCTTTTCTTCATTGAAGCGTAAGTTGAATTCATATTGGCCTTTGCCGTTAGTTGAGCGATTTGCATCCTCGACCCATTTAATTGAACCTGTGACGACATCTTCGGTTTCAACTCCGTTGACTGTATATTTGAAACGAATGCCATTTGTGTACCAGTTTCCAGTATCGTAGTCGTAATCGAGGTTGCCGTTGACAATCGTGCGTGGGTAAATTTGGGCAGGACCTTCGCCGAGAATTAAATTGCTAAAAGTTAGCGGGTCACTTTTCTTCACAGTAACCTTCACTTTCTTGCCCTTAACCATACGAGTATACTCGGTGATTTTCTGGCTGAGCATGCCTTTCTTTTCTTCACTCTTACCGAAGATTCTTCCGCCGAAAGGTCCGACAAATGCTTGAGCTTTCCCTACGGCATCAATCGCCATACGCAGTTGGCTGGTATTGGGGTCACCAGCGCCAAAGTCATATACACCTTTGTTATCAATCGACACTGATCCGACCCACTTGCCGACAGTTTTCTTCTGTTCGAGATCTTTAGGATTTCGCACAGCCAGTCCGATGTCATAAATTAATGCTGCTGGTTGTAACTCGCGTCCCAGCAATTTGCTAACTAGTCGAGGTTTACGAGTAATTTTTCCTGAATATTCTGTGGTCTTAGCGACATTTAAATTGAGTTGATAAATATCTTGGCTATTTTCTGCAGGAGAGCCCTCGACGAGTTTCCCAGTCGTATCCAGATTCTTTCTTGTGCCAAAGTCAATATTCATCGTTCCTGAAATAAATCCGTTTTCAGATAAGACTTCAGGAGCTTGAGCGAGCACAGGAAGCACAAAAAACGAGTATAAACTAATTGTTATCAATGCGTGGGTGAAGATTCGAAACATGACATCCCTCCTAAATAAAGGCACGTAAAATAAATTCACGGCTGTAGTTATAATACATAACTGCAAGAAACCCTGAGCTGTAAGGGATATACTCTAGGGGGAAGTAACTGTAAAACAAAAGAAATTACTTGCGAGTTTTAAGTAAGCTGGCAAAAATACACCCAAATTCGAGGTTGGAAATAAGTCCATACCCGCTGATGAAAGTTTCGTTAACCGAAAAGTCTTTTAGCAACGAGTATAGCAGCCTGCGATCAAATATTTTAGGGAGCTAATGAGTTTATGGCTGATAGTCAAAATCCACCGCCAGCGTCCTCGTCTACTGCAACAGGCCAAGCGACAACAACAGAACAAACTAATCCAGCACCACGTCCTCCCGCAGTCGAGCGTAAACCGTCGGTTTGGGATATTTACTATCCACGCAACATCACTGGTCACCAAGATGCGATTTACTTGGCCTCATTTCCCGAAATAGTGTTTTTCTGGCCAACAATTTTAATGTTCTTCACGAATGCATTTCTTCAAGGAATTTTTGGAGTGAATACGAGCCTGCTCGGATGGTTTGCCGTGATCGTCTTGTTTTTTAACCTTGTGGCGCTCGTGCAGGACTTTGACCAGAAAAAATTTATTATCTTGATTCTGATTGTCATGACATCATTCTTGGCGCTGTGGATTCTCGATTTGTATGGCGTCTCGATCTTTAAGCGTTTTGCGAGTTGGGTATTTTCTTTCCAGCCGGCATTTAGCACCGATGCTTATTTTCTGATGGGCTCGATGTTTTTAATTCTTTTTCTTTGGGGGATTATTTATCCGCTGTTTGACTATTGGCGCCTGGAGCAAAACGAGTTCATCCATTATTCCCAACCGGTTGGCAAAGACATGAGTATTGCCCGAGTTGGCTGCTCAATTTATAAGGAAATACCTGATATCTTTGAGTGCATTTTAACCGGTGGCGGTGGAAATCTAATTATTAAGCGCGACAATAATATCTTGGCAACAATTCGTAATGTTCCATTTCTTGGTAAGCGCATGGCAGCAATCGAACACATGCTCTCAGAGACGCGCGTGATTATTGATAAGGAAGCATAGTATATGAGTCATGAAATTTCTCGCCGACAGGCAATTAAATTTATCACTGGAAGTGGCGTAGCCTTATACTTGACCCCACATTTAAATGCCTGGGCGCAAACAGTTCCAGGTATGGCGGGGGCAGCAACTGCCAGCGCTTTTAATTTAAGCAATTTTTCCCCGATCGATCGCAGTCTGCCACAAGTTGCAACAAAGGATTTTTTTGCAGATGATCCCGAACGTGCGCACAAGATCCTTTGGGATAAGGCGACTTACTTAAAAAGCATTAGTGGAAAAATTCCTGCAAATCCAGAGAAAGCTCCCTTGGTTGTTATCGGTGGGGGCATGTCCGGATTAGTCAGTGCATATTTGTTACGCGAGTATCAGCCGATTGTTTTGGAAATGGCTCCGCGCTTTGGGGGTAATGCTAAGGGGCAATCCTGGCAGGGCATAGATTATTCGATTGGTGCCGCATATTTTATTGAGCCTGAGGCTGAAACTGATATTGCGAATTTGATCACTGAACTGGGGATTGACCAAATTTGGAAGATTAAATCCGAGGAAGACCCAGTTGCGATTAATGGCAGTATTTATAAGGCTTTCTGGTCAGGTGAAACACTCGGGGATGATGCTTCTGCGAAAGAGCAATTAGAGAAGCTGGCCACTTACTTCAAGACTGTGAATGAAGGTGAAACAATCCCTTATCCAGATATCCCAATTACTGATCCCGAGCAGGAATCTTACATTAAGGAACTGGACAAGGTTTCATTTAAAAGTCACCTGGAGAAAGTCGCTGGCGGGAGATTGCATCCACACATCGAGACGGCAATTGAACAATACTGTTGGTCGTCTTTGAATGCTTCTGCTTCTGAGGTTAGTGCTGCAGCGGGACTTAATTTCTACGCCTCTGAGTTTAGTAACATCGCCTTACTTCCTGGCGGTAATGCCGCAGTTGCTGAGAGAGTGTTGGAGCGACTTTCTCAAGCTGTTCCAGCCGCGAACCTACGTGCTAATTCGCTAGTTTTTGATGTGACAGTCAAGAGCGATGGGGTGCATATCACTTATGTGAATGGCGC from bacterium harbors:
- a CDS encoding FAD-dependent oxidoreductase, whose amino-acid sequence is MSHEISRRQAIKFITGSGVALYLTPHLNAWAQTVPGMAGAATASAFNLSNFSPIDRSLPQVATKDFFADDPERAHKILWDKATYLKSISGKIPANPEKAPLVVIGGGMSGLVSAYLLREYQPIVLEMAPRFGGNAKGQSWQGIDYSIGAAYFIEPEAETDIANLITELGIDQIWKIKSEEDPVAINGSIYKAFWSGETLGDDASAKEQLEKLATYFKTVNEGETIPYPDIPITDPEQESYIKELDKVSFKSHLEKVAGGRLHPHIETAIEQYCWSSLNASASEVSAAAGLNFYASEFSNIALLPGGNAAVAERVLERLSQAVPAANLRANSLVFDVTVKSDGVHITYVNGADQVQTIVAQAAIMACPKFVAAKVLNEIEAERLKEIQKIKYRSYLVANVCLQTEFGQDPFYDLYMLGDGKLDTSNTMAAAQGRKVTDVILANYAKSVAGHTVLTLYRGMPYEGARADLYAPGSYGRYRDSFERQINETILPLLKLKKESVVDLRIARWGHPLPVAATGMIANGTTAALRKPFRGKVFFVEQDNWVLPAFETALTEALLWAPEVKKVLPKAKQA